The proteins below are encoded in one region of Flavobacterium nackdongense:
- a CDS encoding efflux RND transporter periplasmic adaptor subunit, with the protein MKKIILLTVLSISLFSCGKKEDNANIDTLIASKNVSALQAKKAVIQADLAKIDEALSTLDVKKDEALVSVLSLKDTIFSHYLEIQGSVDTKENILVQPEYQGTLISLNAKAGQRVSKGQVLGKIDDAGLSQQVASLENQYALAKTTFERQKNLWNQKIGSEMQYLQAQTQMISAQRGVAQAKAQLAKTIIKAPFTGTIDQVFVEKGQVVAPSQQGLMRIVNLSNMFVSTSVPETYIGKLKIGTEVDVLLTSLGKTYKGRVRQIGNFVNPSNRSFGIEVGVPNPDNLLRPNQVANLKITDYESKNAVVVPTNVIQEDNVKNKYVYIVTNSNGKTGVAKKVIVKLGQSSDNVTEILNGLSANDIIVTEGANAVSEGMKLNF; encoded by the coding sequence ATGAAAAAAATAATTCTACTAACAGTACTTTCAATTTCATTGTTTTCTTGCGGAAAGAAAGAAGACAATGCCAATATTGACACTTTAATTGCTTCTAAAAATGTTTCGGCACTTCAGGCCAAAAAAGCCGTAATCCAAGCCGATTTAGCCAAAATTGATGAAGCGTTATCCACCTTAGACGTCAAAAAAGACGAAGCCTTAGTTTCTGTTCTTAGCTTAAAAGACACCATTTTTAGTCATTATCTTGAAATTCAAGGTAGCGTAGATACTAAAGAAAACATTTTGGTCCAACCCGAATATCAAGGAACATTGATTTCGTTGAATGCCAAAGCAGGTCAAAGAGTATCGAAAGGCCAAGTTTTAGGTAAAATTGACGATGCTGGCTTGAGTCAACAAGTGGCAAGCTTGGAAAATCAATATGCTTTGGCAAAAACGACATTCGAGCGTCAAAAAAATCTGTGGAATCAAAAAATTGGTTCTGAAATGCAATATTTACAAGCGCAAACCCAAATGATTTCGGCTCAGCGTGGCGTGGCTCAAGCCAAAGCGCAATTAGCAAAAACCATCATAAAAGCCCCATTTACAGGAACTATAGATCAAGTTTTTGTCGAAAAAGGTCAAGTGGTAGCTCCAAGCCAACAAGGATTGATGCGTATCGTGAATTTGTCGAATATGTTTGTGTCAACTTCAGTTCCTGAAACCTACATTGGTAAGTTAAAAATAGGCACCGAAGTGGATGTTTTATTGACATCTTTGGGTAAAACGTATAAAGGAAGAGTGCGTCAAATTGGGAATTTTGTCAATCCTAGCAACCGTAGTTTTGGTATTGAAGTGGGCGTTCCAAATCCTGATAATTTATTGCGTCCGAACCAAGTAGCCAATCTTAAAATCACCGATTACGAAAGCAAAAACGCCGTAGTTGTTCCAACTAATGTGATTCAAGAAGATAATGTAAAAAACAAATACGTGTACATCGTAACCAATTCAAATGGAAAAACAGGAGTTGCCAAAAAAGTAATCGTAAAACTTGGACAATCTTCAGACAATGTAACCGAGATTTTGAACGGACTATCGGCCAATGACATCATTGTTACCGAGGGAGCCAATGCGGTTTCTGAAGGAATGAAACTTAATTTCTAA